In Alosa sapidissima isolate fAloSap1 chromosome 11, fAloSap1.pri, whole genome shotgun sequence, a single window of DNA contains:
- the LOC121723780 gene encoding acidic leucine-rich nuclear phosphoprotein 32 family member A-like isoform X2 encodes MDMKKRIHLELRNRTPSDVKELVLDNCRSNEGKIEGLTDEFEELEFLSTINVGLTSVANLPKLNKLKKLELSDNRISGGLEVLSEKCSNLTHLNLSGNKIKDLSTIEPLRKLESLKSLDLFNCEVTNLNDYRENVFKLLPQLTYLDGYDKEDKEAPDSDAEGYVEGLDDEDEDDEDGAEEDYDEDAAPGDEDDDDEEVEEEEDDEEGGEEDDDDLSGEEEEDELNEGEDDEDLDEERGQKRKRDPEDEGDDDDDDDDDDED; translated from the exons ATGGATATGAAGAAAAGAATTCATCTAGAATTGCGAAATCGGACACCATCTGAT GTCAAGGAGCTGGTTCTTGATAACTGTCGATCAAATGAAGGGAAAATCGAAGGCCTCACAGATGAATTTGAAGAGCTGGAGTTTTTAAGCACAATTAATGTTGGCTTAACATCAGTTGCAAATTTGCCTAAATTGAATAAACTCAAAAAG CTTGAATTGAGTGACAACCGCATCTCTGGAGGCCTGGAAGTTCTGTCAGAAAAATGTTCAAACCTCACACACCTCAACCTCAGTGGAAACAAAATCAAAGACCTCAGCACCATCGAACCTCTG AGAAAGTTGGAGAGCCTGAAGAGCTTAGACCTGTTCAACTGTGAGGTCACCAACCTGAACGACTACCGGGAGAATGTGTTTAAGCTCCTCCCCCAGCTGACCTATCTGGACGGCTATGACAAAGAGGACAAGGAGGCCCCCGACTCGGATGCTGAGGGCTACGTGGAGGGGCTGGACGACGAAGACGAGGATGATGAAGATG GAGCAGAGGAGGACTATGATGAAGATGCAGCTCCAggggatgaggatgatgatgatgaagaggtggaagaggaggaggatgacgaGGAAGGCGGCGAGGAGGACGACGATGATTTAAGTGGAGAG gaggaggaggatgagctgAATGAAGGCGAGGATGATGAGGACTTAg ACGAGGAGCGGGGGCAGAAGAGGAAACGAGATCCTGAGgatgaaggtgatgatgatgatgacgacgacgacgatGATGAAGACTAA
- the LOC121723780 gene encoding acidic leucine-rich nuclear phosphoprotein 32 family member A-like isoform X1, whose translation MTTFFKSKQHTKQNFGRKAAQLPVLRAALCTLNLRKSRTQFADCGSCSTVQQICSLCSQRNTPSGKGSSPRLNSVQCLSINLQARAGIAIQRRSKTVKELVLDNCRSNEGKIEGLTDEFEELEFLSTINVGLTSVANLPKLNKLKKLELSDNRISGGLEVLSEKCSNLTHLNLSGNKIKDLSTIEPLRKLESLKSLDLFNCEVTNLNDYRENVFKLLPQLTYLDGYDKEDKEAPDSDAEGYVEGLDDEDEDDEDGAEEDYDEDAAPGDEDDDDEEVEEEEDDEEGGEEDDDDLSGEEEEDELNEGEDDEDLDEERGQKRKRDPEDEGDDDDDDDDDDED comes from the exons ATGACAACATTTTTTAAATCTAAGcagcacacaaaacaaaactttgGTAGGAAGGCAGCACAGTTGCCTGTTCTACGAGCTGCGCTATGTACATTAAACCTGCGCAAATCAAGGACGCAGTTCGCCGATTGTGGCAGctgcagcactgtgcagcaaATTTGTTCGCTATGCAGCCAGCGAAACACACCCAGCGGAAAGGGGTCCTCGCCACGACTGAACAGCGTACAATGCCTTTCTATAAACCTGCAGGCGCGGGCTGGAATCGCCATACAACGACGGTCGAAGACG GTCAAGGAGCTGGTTCTTGATAACTGTCGATCAAATGAAGGGAAAATCGAAGGCCTCACAGATGAATTTGAAGAGCTGGAGTTTTTAAGCACAATTAATGTTGGCTTAACATCAGTTGCAAATTTGCCTAAATTGAATAAACTCAAAAAG CTTGAATTGAGTGACAACCGCATCTCTGGAGGCCTGGAAGTTCTGTCAGAAAAATGTTCAAACCTCACACACCTCAACCTCAGTGGAAACAAAATCAAAGACCTCAGCACCATCGAACCTCTG AGAAAGTTGGAGAGCCTGAAGAGCTTAGACCTGTTCAACTGTGAGGTCACCAACCTGAACGACTACCGGGAGAATGTGTTTAAGCTCCTCCCCCAGCTGACCTATCTGGACGGCTATGACAAAGAGGACAAGGAGGCCCCCGACTCGGATGCTGAGGGCTACGTGGAGGGGCTGGACGACGAAGACGAGGATGATGAAGATG GAGCAGAGGAGGACTATGATGAAGATGCAGCTCCAggggatgaggatgatgatgatgaagaggtggaagaggaggaggatgacgaGGAAGGCGGCGAGGAGGACGACGATGATTTAAGTGGAGAG gaggaggaggatgagctgAATGAAGGCGAGGATGATGAGGACTTAg ACGAGGAGCGGGGGCAGAAGAGGAAACGAGATCCTGAGgatgaaggtgatgatgatgatgacgacgacgacgatGATGAAGACTAA